The genomic window TCTCCCCAAAGAAATATTTAATTTATTAGAAAACATTTCTGCGGAAGGATCTACAGGTTCAATATTAACACCGATTGGTAAACCTATCAATTTCTTTAAATCGTGAATTATATCTGACGGTTGATGATTTTCTGTATGATGATACAACCCTTTAATTTCTGGAGACAACAAATCAAAACAATTCAATAAAATCATATCTGCTCCATAAGATCTTGCAATTTCACTAGTCGTGATATCTTTAATCAAAGGCTCTTCTACAACCACATTTTCACTTAAAATAACTCGACCTTCACTTGCTTTGATACTTTGAATTAAATCTTCTTTACTAAATGCTTCAATGTCACTTACATTAGCACTTATTAGTCTTTTAACCATCATCTACCTCCAATTACTTAGTCTCTGCGTAACAAACACTATAAAGGTCAATTATTTCTTTTGCTAAATCAATAAATGATATGCTTGTCATTAAATGATCTTGTGCATGGACAAGTAATAATGTTACTTCCACATTATTCCCTGAGGCCTCTTGTGTTAATAAAGCGGTTTGTGCCCCGTGAGCATCTACAATATGTTTTTCTGCCGATTCAATTTTTTGTCTTGCCTCATCAAAATGTTTCTGTTTAGCTTCTTGTATTGCCTCCATTGCATCACTTTTTGCATTACCTGATTTAACAATCAAACTCATAATGGTTGTTAATAATTCTTCTTTTGTTTCTCCCAAAATATCCCATCCTTCTCTTATAATTTACAGAGCATCAAAATCGAAATCTTCAAAGTTAATGTCATCTTCTAATTCTTCCGCATAATTTTTTTCTTCCTCAAGGTATTGGCGGTCCATCATTTTAACAAATGGATAATAAATGACCATGCCTAGGAATAATAGTAAAACTTGTAATACTGCTCCTTGCCAACCACTTACTAAGAAACCTGAAAACACTATTGGTGTTGTCCAAGGTAATTGAATGCCATTAGTAAAAGGAACTAATCCCCAGCTCATCGCAAAGTAAGCAATAATTATATTAATTGTTGGAACTAACACAAATGGAACCAAAATAATAGGATTTAATACAATAGGTAAACCAAAAATAATCGGCTCATTAATTCCAAAGAAACTTGGAACTATTGATAATTGTGATAATTTTTTGATACGTTGACTCTTACAAAATAAAACCATGACAATAACTAGAGATAATGTGGATCCAGCTCCACCAAATGTCGCAAACATATCTTGAAATTGTCCTGTGATAATATTTGGAATTTCCGTATGTGCCTTATAAGCTTCTAAATTTTCCATTGATAACGCTCTTAATACTGGGTTAAAAACCGCTCCAACTACGCTACTTCCATTAATTCCAAAGAACCAAAAGAAATGTAAGAAAATATACGCAACTATCATTGCACCTAGTGTGTTTCCTAAAGATAATAATGGCATTTGTAATAGATTAAAAATGATATCTTGTAAGCTCCCATAAGATGTTAACGTTACCAACCAATCAATGACAAAAAACACAAAAATAATCACAAAGCTTGGTATCAATGCTTCAAAGGATTTAGACACGGTTGGTGGTACACTATCTGGCATTTTAATTTTCCAACCTTTTCTAACGACCCAAACAAATAATCTAGTTGCAACTAATGCTGTAATCATTCCTAAGAATAAACCACTGGAACCCATCCATTTTAGCGGTAAACTAGTAACTTCATAAACAGTTTCTGTGTTTTCAGGAGTAAAAAATGTGGTATAAGGCGTCACGATAAAGAATGCTACTAACGAAATAATTGCCGCTTGCATCGCATCCTCATCAAACTGTCTAGCTAAACTATACGCAATCCCCGCTACTGCTAAAATAGTCATAATATCAAAACTAGCACTAGCAGGGACCATCATATGACTCGCCCATTCTTTCCCTAGTAGCGCACTCATCCATGTATCCCATTGATTCAGTGGAAAATTAGCAATTAATAAAAAGAACGACCCTACAATTAATACAGGAGTAGATAATAAAAAACCATCTCGTATAGCAATTAAATATTTATTCTCACCAATTTTTTTTGCCATTGGTGACAATACTCTCTCTAGACTATTTAGAAACTTTTTCATCCCTCTCACCTATTTCTTTTTATTATTTTTTGCTAATTTTAACGCTTCTTTTAAAGCTTTTTCTCCGTCCATTGCTCCATATATCTCTGAATCAATGACCATAACCGGAATACCTTGTGGCTCATATTCTTCTTTTGTTTTATTAAATAAAAAACGTACTTGTGGTCCTAAAAGAACTGCAATTGGTCTTTCTTTTTCAACAATTTCTTTAATTCTAGCAACTGGATAAGCTGTAATATCTAAAGGTAGGTTATGCTTTTTCACTACTTCCATCATTTTATTAACCATAATACTAGTAGACATCCCTGCATCACAAAATAAATATATTTTTTTTGTACTCATTGTTTATTCTCCATTCTATTTTATTGGCGCCTTAATTCTGTTTTCATATGCATCTAGCCATTCTTGTGTAATTGGCTCGATCATTGTTGTATGGTTTTCACCCATATTTGCTATGTAGATAGCTGCTTTGTTTTGATCATTTCCAACTGAAAAGGTAAACTCCACATTAGTAGCAACTCCCCAATCGCCTTTATTATTCATTGCAACTAAAGACATCGCTCCACATTTTCCGTATTTTTTGGTTAATTTATCATGAAATGAATACACTGCTTCATCACATGCTTCTTGTGGTGTCATTCCTCCCTCCATTTTACGAACAATTTCGTATGAAAGAATTCCTTTCATTAAATCTTCACCTAATCCTGTTGCAGCAGCTCCACCAATATCACTGTCCACGTAAAATCCAGAACCTGATAATGGAGAGTCTCCAACGCGTCCAGGTTTTTTCATAAAAAGGCCAGAGCTTGATGTACCAGCACTCATACTCCCTGTTTTGTCGAGACTGATTGCCCCAATCGTATCATGACCATCATAGGGACTAAGCGAGTGTTTCGCCATATCATCTAAGCGTTTTTCCCATAGTTTTCTCGCCCGTTCGGTCAACATATTTTTTCGTTCAAATCCATTTGTCATGGCGTACTTTGTTGCACCTTGACCAACTAAGAAGCTATTAAATTTTTCATGACTTAACTTTCTCGCCACAGAAATTGGATGACACACATCTGTAATCCCTGCCACTGCTCCAATTTGGAACGTATCGCCATCCATAAAGGCGGCATCCATTTCCAGAATCCCTTCAATATTTGGTAAACCACCATAACCAACAGACTTGTAATAAGGATAGTCCTCGACATGTTTAATAATCATTTCAATGGCATCATTAGATGTTCCATTATTCTTTAATAGCTCTAAGGAATCTTCAATGCCTTCGTGTGACATCCGCCAAGTCGCTATGCTACCAAATTTCATTTAATCACCTCTTTATAATATTATAACGCTTTCATTATACAATAGTATATACCATAATGTCTATACTGATTACGACGTTATTTTTAATCACATGCTAAAGATAAAATTGCTTCCATATATATTTCCATGTTCAATAATAAATCTTTCTCATCCATATATTCATCACTATTATGAGCTATCCCTTTTTGACCTGGAAGTGAAGGCCCAAAAGCAACAGTATTCGGGAAAAAACGTGCATATGTTGCACCAGTTGTTGTCACTGGAGTACCGTCTAAACCGGTTATTTTTTCATAGACCTCACTTAATTTTTTTACATTTGTATCATCTTTTGGGAAACTTGTACTCTTTAATTGTCGAATAATGTTAATTTCACTTTCTTTAGGCACAACTTTATGCAATTGTTCTGTTACCTCTTCTTCTTTCGTTGAAACTGGATATCGAATAGCTATGCTCAACTGAATCGTATTTTGCTCAACCTTCAATTCATAGGGGGTTAAAATTAATTTCCCACTATCCTCGTCCTCAAAATCTAAACCAATCCCTTCACCATAATGTTTCTTTGAAAAACTCTCTTCGACCCATGAAAAATAACGGCGCAATTGATCTGACATTTCTTTGTTACTAGACAGTTTTGTAGCTAGTATTGTAATGGCATTTTCACCTAATTCTGGTGCATTTGATGGCGAACGTTTACCTAAAACGTGATATGACTCTTCTTGAAATATTGCTGTTAATTCATCCGGCACATGCGCACTAGACTGATCTCCCTGAATCGTTAAATGTTGTAGTTCATTTGCATCAAAATGCGTAGAGATAGTATAATTTACAATTCCTCTTTCTCCATAAACAACTGGGTATTTACAATCTGGTGTAAATGCAAAGATAGGAGCTATTTCTTCTGCTAAATACAAAGGCAAGTCTGAACTGCCACTTTCCTCATCTGTTCCAAAAATTATTCTAATGGGTGTGATTGGCTTAATCCCCATATCTTTCAATAATTTCAATCCAAACAAACATGACATAATCGGTCCCTTATTATCTAAGACTCCTCTTCCATAGAACTTTTCATCTTTTTTACTCAATTTAAACGGTGGAAATGACCATCCATCACCTGCTGGAACAACATCTAGATGTCCCACTATCCCAATATAATCATCACCTTCTCCAAATTGAGCATAGCCTACAGCATCATTCACAATATTTGTTTTAAAGCCATAGTCTGAAGCTATCTTCATCACTTGTTCCAACGCTTGTTTTGGACCTATTCCAAAAGGGGCATTATCCAAAGGGGCTCCCTTTACACTCTCAATTTGCATCACTTTATCTAAATCTTTATAAAATTCTTCTTTATTTTTCTCTATTAAATGTTTTATATTTACTGTCATCGGTCTTCTCCTTAATTATGTCCTCTTACTAAAGTATTTTTGAAAGTATATCTATCCGCTCTATAATATGAAATATCGTATAATATCGGAGTCGCATTAATAGCAAACGTTATTGAATTTACTAAAAGTAATGGATCTCCCACTGGAACATTTAACAACTCGGACATCTCTTCATTAACCAAAATCGCTTCTACTTCTTGATGAGAATAGGCAATTTCTACTTTCGATTCAATCCATTTAAACAATGATTGATTAAAGTCTTCTTTTGATAACCCATCTACATATTTTTCACTTAAATAAATTTTTTCAACCGTCATCGGTTCATTATCTAAGCTTCTACATCTTACTAATTCATACACTGTATCAGATTCGCTTAACTCCAATTGAGTCATTATTTTATCATCTAACTGTTTAAGTTTTTCAAAAGAAATAACTTTAGTATCACTCGTTTTTCCATACGCTTTTGCAGCTTCAGTAAATCCTTGCAATCCATCACGACCACTTTGGATTTTTTGTTGTGACATGACATAGCTACCTTTACCACGTTTTTTTACGATAATATTTTTTTTAATCAACAAATCGATCGCTTTTCGAATTGTTAATCTACTACACTCAAATTCTGTTGATAAATCATACTCAGATGGCAATTTTTGAGAGCTTACATAGATACCTTCTTTAATCCGTCTTTCTATTTCTTGTGCAACACTCACATATACTGTCTCCGTATTTTTTTTCTCTTTCATAACAATCAAACTCCTACTTTTTTATTTTTCCATTATTTATTGATTTACTGATAAACGAAGAAATTGGCTTTTGGCTGCTTATGGAATTGAGGCAGTTTCTTAATTAGCTAAAGAGACTCTAACAGGCTATTATTCATCACTACCAATATCATTTACTTTAATTTTTTACATTTTATTAAGCTACTTAATACATTAGCAATTGTCTATTTAACACACAAATATGTTAAACAACTTTACTTTTCGGTTTAACTAGGTGTAACCTATACAATCATCTTTCATTACTTTTTAGTATATACTAAACAAAATATACTATTTTTAAGAACGTTTTACAAATGATGTTAAGAAAAATAAAAACACCTCTGTTAGATTCGTATAAAAACGACATAATCAGAGGTGTTTGAGGATGTTAATCATACCTTACCAAATATAAATAATTAATAACTTAATGTTTCTAGTCTTGGTATGTTTGATCTAATATTTCTTTAGTCTTTAAATATTTTTCTTCCAGTGAATTATAATCATCTACATCCTTTTCATCAAGTTTCTTGTTTTGTATATTTACATCATCTAGGTCTGTGTTAGATAGCGTATCGAGTTTGGGCAGAAGTGGATTAGATTCTTTATCCCCTATAAACACTTCATTTCCAAACTTAAATGATTTTGCTTCTCTGCCACTCATCATGACCTTAAAGGCACTATTCATTAAGTATACTCTCCCTTGATTTGCTGTTTCGTGTGGAAAGGTCGTTGGTGCATACGTTGCATCAACATAAGTTGGGCTACCTAACCAAGTAGCAATAGAAATCTCAGGCGAAGCCATTACAAGAAGTGAATCTGGTGACTTATTTTGACTATTTGGTACAGAGCTCTCAAAATTACTTGATCCTGACTTCATGACATAGGTATCTTGACTAAAACCTGTGTATTTAGGTCCTGCATAAGGTTCTGAGCCGTTTGCTCCAGTGGCTTCTTTTAACATATTCACCACGGTTTTTGCCGTACTGGAACTCATCGTTCGTTTGCTTTCAGCATCAGAAAGATTAATTTTGACAGAGTCTGTTTCAATACTTTCAATAGTTGTTGGTTCAACTCGAACCCCATCGTTACCAAATACACTAAATGCTGAAGATAGTGCCAAAACATTTGTAGGGTAATTAATTGCTTGCTCAGCTGTGTAATTTGAGCCTTTTGGGTTATATGATGCTAGGCCGAGTGGTTCCATCATAGTATTTTTTTGCTGATCATTGGTCATCTGAAATGCCTCAACAGCAGCTGTATTTAGCGACAGCCCTAAGGCAAATGATGCACTAACTTTACCAAAATTCTGATTGCCATAATTATTAACTTTCCAATCTCCTACTGTAAAAGAACTTCCATTTTGAATCGTATTTGGTGTCAATCCTGCATACTCAACAGCTGTAGCATAATCAAGAAGTGGTTTTATTGTAGAGCCTGAAGATCGTGTTGCTGTATATGGAATCATCGGATTATCTGAATTAGTTGCAAGACCTATAATATGTCCTGTTTTCGTATCTACAACGGAAATAGCAGTCAAACTTTCTTTATGTTCAATATATCCATTAGGTAATCGGTCGTCCTGAGGATAAGTCCCTTCTACTATGCTATGTAACTCTTTTAATTGATTACTATCTGCATAAGTTTTAACCGTAATCGTGGTATTTTGCGGTAAATTTAAGCTACTCAATTCATCTTTCACTTTTGCAACATAAGGTTGGTATTCCTTTGGTGTCCCTTGCTGCTTATATCTTTTTAATGCAAACTCTTCCTTTTCACTTTGGACTAGTTCGACGGTTTGTTTATATATTTTATCACCAATCAGCTCATTTTCTTTCATAATTGCTAATACAGTAAGCGTCCGTTGCTTACCACTTTTTTCAAAGTCTTGAACATAAACTGATGGTGATTGACCTAACCCAGCCATGTAAGCAATCTGAGCTACCTGTTTGGGGTCATTTGTATCCATATCTGACATATCATTATCAAACAACTCAATTGAGGCTGCTCTAACTCCTACAGTATTGGGTGTTAGACGTAGTTCATTTAGATAAGCTTTTAAAATATCATCACGATTATATTTTTGTGATAGCTTTCTAGCATCAATTAATTGAATAATCTTATCTGACAATGTATTTTTATTGTTTGTTCCAAAAACCATAATCTTAACCAACTGCTGCTCAATTGTTGAGGCACCTCTTGTAACAACTTTTTGACCTAGTTTTTTTCTGACTTGCGACACTACTGCCCCCATTGTATCTTTAATGGAGAAACCATTTGTTTTTCTCGTATAAAAAGACGCATCCTCTACAGCAAGAAGTGTGTCTATATATAATTTATCGACATTCCATGTTGGCTGATATTTAACGGGATCAAATTTAACGACGACATTGTTTTTATCTAACGGTTCATCATTTTTATCTAAAATAATGAAAGACTGTGTGATCTTCTCATCAATGTTTTGAATTTCAAGTAAGGAGCTGTAAGGACTGTAACGTTTACTTATTATATAAGCTCCTATCGACATAGATAGTATTACAATCGTAGCAATCATACCGAGAATAATGGCTGTTAAGTGACGACGGTTAAGAAATCTAGAGCGTTTCTTTTTATTGTTTTTTGAAAACATCGATAACCTCCTCTCCTTATTTGTTCAATCTAGTATTCTTAAAATAAAAAATTTTAATCATCCGAACTTGTTGTTTCTTCTGTGCTTGATGAAGTCGTCTCACTTGTTGTTGAAGAATTAGAGTTAGACGTAGATGAGCTACTTGATTCTGAAGATTGCGTTCTTTTTTCAACTGGTTGATTTTCAACCACTATTGTAACAGTAGAGCCTTTAACGATATATTTATAACTTTGAGATGAAGGATCCTGTTTTAAAATGAGATCTTTTTCATTCCTATCCCAACTCTCCGTACCGCGGATGTTCTCAGGAACTGATTCTCCACTTTTATACATCGTATTTGTATACCCTTGTATACTCAAATTTAAATCCAATTGATTTATCTCTTCTTTAGCTTCTTTAACAGTCATGCCAACTATATCCGGCATATTCACTGACCGTTTAATTAATCGTTCATTAGTTTCTAAATCAGATTGAAGTTCGCTATACTTTTTTTTAAACTCTTCTACCATAGTTTTTGACTGAATATAGCTATTTGTTCTATCTATATAATCACCTAGCTCCATACCAAACTTAGTATTTGGTTCAGGAATAGTTTCTATGAGACTGGCATAGGAAAAAACTTGATCTGTTATTTTATTTGCTTCAATTATATTATCATTTATATCATCCAATAAGCTAACAGATTTTTTAAAGCTCTGTTCATTTGTAACTGTCAACATGCCTTCTTGATTATATATTTTATGCAATAAGTCAAGCAAATCTTGTGCCTCTTTGCTCATTTTTTCAGAGTCTGCAATCGTTGCGTTTTGAAAAACAGCCATTAATTCATTATACTTTTTAGGTAATATGCTTTTATAGTACAACACATATAATTCTTCAATATCTATATCTTCTACAATATCAATACGTCTCTTTATGTCCGACATAGCATTATCAATATCTGAAACGTCCGTGTTACCTTCCATTACTTCTAATAATAACTCTTTATTTTTAGCTAATTTCTTAACCTTTTCATCATTTGCTTCATACAACCAAGACTCAAAGGCATCATTTTTTAAAGATCTTATTAGCCTAGTATCTGTTTCTTCAATCCTAGTTAGACGATATATTTCTTCTTGTGTTATATTTTGTGCTTCAGGAATATCGTTAATATAATGATATGCTTTAAAAAATAAATAAGCACTGACTAAACTGACCATTACAAAAAATGAATAAAAAAACATTTTCCAAGATTTACTTATTTTTCTATATTTTTTATTTTTGGTTTTTGATAACCTCACACGTTTTTTCTTTTTCATTTCATATAACCTCATGTGTTTCTTATTATTAATATAGTTAGGTGATTTTTAATAAATCTATATTTTATTATACACTAAAAAGAATAAAAAAGTTCTAAGATAAAGTTTTCAATTGTCTGTATGGAAAACGATTCTTTATCCCATAATGTTGATATTATCTAACAAACATCTCTTTTCCTCCTTCTAAAAAAAACCTCTTAAAAAACTGCTGAACACAATTCCCTCACCAACTTAAACTCCTGCAGTTTCCTGAAGTTTTAAAGATAGATGAATTTAAATTGCATGCTACTAGTGAAGATAAAATGAGCTTTATATATGCCGATGGAAAAACAGGAGAATTAGTAGATATACTGCCTAGTCGGACATTAAACGAACTCACTGTTTATTTTAATCGTACGCTCTTAGAGGAACGACAGAAAGTAAAATTTCTAGTCACTGATATGAACGCTGCCTATTTTCAATTGACTAAAGAAGACTTTCCATCGGCTGACCCAAAAGTCTTAAAAATAGAAAAATCCCATGAAATCAGCTTATTAAAACACTGACTTCATGGGATTTATATTTTGTTAGTTTAGTTATTTTCATTTAAAAAGTTACTTTTGGGTCAGCCTCTCATCATCTTATAATTTTAACTCATAGTTATAATATATATTAAAAAAACATTTGGTACTCCACTGTATAACCTAAAATGGAAACCTACTTTATTAAGTCAAAATTATTCTACAAGTAATTAGTAAAAAAAGATACTAATTTTCCAAAAGGAATCATTTCTACCTTGTCATACAAATCAACATGATTTGCCTCAGCAACCACAAATAATTCTTTCGGTTCATTTGCTAAATCGTATGCTGTTTCACTAAATGCGCATGAATGTGCTTTACTTCCCATTATAAACAAGATTGGACGTGGTGAAATAGATTTAATGTAAGATAATAAAGGAAAATTCATAAAAGAAAAGCTACTCGTTATACTAAATTGAGTAGTCGCATTAGGATGGTACCCTCTAGGTGTTGAATAAAACTCACCAAACTCTTTGCTTATTGGATCCGTTTCATCTGTAAAGCCAATTGCAGCTCCTCTAGGGCCTAATGTTTGATATCCTTGTTCAAAATCTATGTACCGTTGTTCCGCCATATCATCTAAACGACTATTTCTTTCTTCTTCTAACATCTCTGAGCCTCGTTGTGCTGTTGAAATGTCGTACATACTAACTGTTGCAACAGCTTTAATTCGTCTGTCTACTTGTGCAGCACTTAATGCAAATCCACCACTACCACAAATACCGATAGCACCTATTTTATTTCGGTCCACAAATGATCGTGTCCCTAAAAAATCAACACACGCACTAAAATCCTCTACAAATAAATCTGGAGATGATATATGCCTAATTTCACCGCCACTGTAGCCATTAAATGATGGGTCAAACGTTAAGATGATAAATCCACGTTTAGCTAACTCATTAGCATAAATACCAGGTCCTTGCTCCTTTACCCCGCCATAGGGTGATCCAATGACAATTGCAGCATGTTCTTTAGATAGGTCTAGTTTTTTATCATAATATAAATCTGCTGAAAGCCTTATGCCAAACCTATTTTTAAAGGATACATGTTCTCTTGAAACTTTTTTATCCAATATAAAAATATAATTTCCATCTGTTGCCATATTTTTTCTTCCTTCCTTTCTATCCGTGACTTGCCATAAATTCTTCAAATAAATCGTACTCTTTTTTCTGATCAATTTCTTCTTCATAAACGGCTATTTTTTTATCTAATAAATCTAAGTTTTGTTGATAATTCAGAATTTGCTCATTAATTTTATTTCGATGCGTTACCAAAATAGACATTAATTCTTTTAGTGAAGGATTATCTTGCTTTCTAAGCACAACATACTGTTTCATATCTTGCAAAGACATTCCTGTATCTTTCATATGCATTAGAAATTCAACCCATAATCTATCTTCTTCAGAATAAACTCGATTTTTCCCTTTTCTTTTAGGTGAAATTAATCCTTCTTTTTCATAAAATCTTAGCCCGTGACTTGTCATTCCAACTAATTCTGCTAATTCACCAATACTATATTCCATTTAATCTTCCTTTCTTTTTTTTAAACTAACTAATTTAATACTGGTTATCACTAGAATTAAGCAAATTAAAATATAAAATTCAACTAAAAATAATGTACTCTCATCCTTAATACTTAAACTACTTTCAAGTACTGATAAACTAATCGGCGCTAAAGCTACTGCGATATTAAATCCTATTAACAACAATGATGTGCTTTTTTCGGATTCGTCATGACCTATTTGATTAAATAAATTAAACAAATAGGGAATAAATAATCGAAATGAAAAACCACATAATATTGAATATATTCCCATAAATAATAGTTGACTTGATTCATAAAAACCAAGCATCGAAATAGCTAATCCGGTAAACGATAAAATCACTACCCATTCTCTGAATTTTTCTAGTAATCCTCCAAAACAGATGCCCGCTAACATAGCTCCTAATCCGACAAGTGCGATCATATTACTACCATCAGTTGCATTACCAATACCTTTTTCTATCAGTAAACGAGTTATTTTAATAGTGATGGACATATAGATTGTGACAACAACGACAAGTAAAAGAATTGATAAAAGAATGTTCTTCGACTGTTTAATTGATTTATCTAGAGACTTTTGTTGAATAATTTCTTCTTTTTTTATATCAGGCACATATTTATTGAACAATATTAAAACTAGAAAAGCTAAAGCATAAGCTAAAAATGATACTTGCCAATCAATTTTTAATAATTGTCCTACTAGAAAAGTCAATAACATTCCACCTATACCTTCAAATGTACTTTGTAACCCAATCATTGTTGACAATTGATTATTAGAATATATTTCACTTGAAAATCGGTATAATAATGGGTTAAACAAACCTATCCCTATA from Vagococcus martis includes these protein-coding regions:
- a CDS encoding MFS transporter, with translation MATNHVTKNGLTKGSLLSASLFVVSGGAIAGNIPTIATSYPEVNKVLIELITTIPSLFIVLTVAFSYKIAKKIGYKQTVSLGLLFVGLSSLAPLLTNSFTLFFISRMVFGIGIGLFNPLLYRFSSEIYSNNQLSTMIGLQSTFEGIGGMLLTFLVGQLLKIDWQVSFLAYALAFLVLILFNKYVPDIKKEEIIQQKSLDKSIKQSKNILLSILLLVVVVTIYMSITIKITRLLIEKGIGNATDGSNMIALVGLGAMLAGICFGGLLEKFREWVVILSFTGLAISMLGFYESSQLLFMGIYSILCGFSFRLFIPYLFNLFNQIGHDESEKSTSLLLIGFNIAVALAPISLSVLESSLSIKDESTLFLVEFYILICLILVITSIKLVSLKKRKED
- a CDS encoding MerR family transcriptional regulator — protein: MEYSIGELAELVGMTSHGLRFYEKEGLISPKRKGKNRVYSEEDRLWVEFLMHMKDTGMSLQDMKQYVVLRKQDNPSLKELMSILVTHRNKINEQILNYQQNLDLLDKKIAVYEEEIDQKKEYDLFEEFMASHG
- a CDS encoding alpha/beta hydrolase encodes the protein MKNLWQVTDRKEGRKNMATDGNYIFILDKKVSREHVSFKNRFGIRLSADLYYDKKLDLSKEHAAIVIGSPYGGVKEQGPGIYANELAKRGFIILTFDPSFNGYSGGEIRHISSPDLFVEDFSACVDFLGTRSFVDRNKIGAIGICGSGGFALSAAQVDRRIKAVATVSMYDISTAQRGSEMLEEERNSRLDDMAEQRYIDFEQGYQTLGPRGAAIGFTDETDPISKEFGEFYSTPRGYHPNATTQFSITSSFSFMNFPLLSYIKSISPRPILFIMGSKAHSCAFSETAYDLANEPKELFVVAEANHVDLYDKVEMIPFGKLVSFFTNYL